In the Purpureocillium takamizusanense chromosome 5, complete sequence genome, one interval contains:
- a CDS encoding uncharacterized protein (EggNog:ENOG503P2DI~SECRETED:SignalP(1-16~SECRETED:cutsite=VMA-KP~SECRETED:prob=0.8261)~COG:G), with protein MKATYLLAVASAAVMAKPMKLSKDSMVVHNLEQRHSITQMELDNFRIYSEYTAAAYCNVGRKPGDRIKCGGGTTCAGVEANNATISSTFVGRLTGAGAIIALDHTRREIILAFRGSDNIRNWITNFVFAREDCDLVANCKVHSGFRKAWQEIADATTHGLEAATRACSSSSSSPHGNDDYKVVIAGYSLGGAVATLAAAHLRRAGLVADVFTFGSPRVGNDAFANFVTSQPGGRSWRVTHRDDPVPRLGPMFLGYRHISPEYWLAGGGVDQTDYPVGAVRRCDGIANTECNAGTFGLNIFSHLYYLTHMIGCAKFPQPWKRDSQGVSDEELEQRLTLWSQWDQNLVKGA; from the exons ACTCAATAACGCAAATGGAGCTTGATAATTTCAGGATCTACTCCGAGTACACTGCCGCCGCGTACTGCAACGTGGGCCGCAAGCCTGGCGACCGCATCaagtgcggcggcggcaccacctGTGCCGGCGTAGAAGCCAACAACGCCACCATCTCGTCCACGTTTGT CGGCCGCTTGACCGGAGCCGGGGCCATCATCGCGCTCGACCACACCCGCCGCGAGATCATCCTGGCCTTCCGCGGCAGCGACAACATCCGCAACTGGATCACCAACTTCGTCTTCGCCCGCGAGGACtgcgacctcgtcgccaactGCAAGGTCCACAGCGGCTTCCGCAAGGCCTGGCAGGAGATtgccgacgccaccacccacgGACTCGAAGCAGCCACGCGtgcttgctcctcctcctcctcctccccacacggcaacgacgactaCAAGGTCGTCATCGCAGGGTactcgctcggcggcgccgtcgccaccctcgcggccgcccacctgcgccgcgcggggctcgtcgccgacgtcttcACCTTTGGTTCGCCGCGCGTCGGCAACGACGCCTTCGCCAACTTCgtcaccagccagcccggcggccgctcgTGGCGCGTCACCCACCGCGACGACCCCGTGCCCCGGCTGGGCCCCATGTTTCTCGGCTACCGCCACATCTCGCCCGAGTACTGGCtcgcggggggcggcgtggACCAGACGGACTatcccgtcggcgccgtgcgccgctgcgacggcatcgccaacaCGGAGTGCAATGCCGGGACGTTTGGCCTCAACATCTTCTCTCATCTCTACTACCTTACCCACATGATTGGCTGTGCCAAGTTCCCTCAACCTTGGAAACGAGACTCTCAGGGCGTCTCGGAtgaggagctggagcagcgTCTCACTCTGTGGAGCCAGTGGGATCAGAACTTGGTCAAGGGCGCTTGA